The Streptomyces sp. NBC_00344 genome includes a window with the following:
- a CDS encoding MBL fold metallo-hydrolase — protein MPPAQTGPAAPAAPAAPAAPAAPAAPAAPAHKVQEIEEGVYAYLQPDGGWCLNNAGIIVAGAGPVLVDTAATEARARHLRNVVGDISPTPVDILVNTHSHGDHTFGNHLFGHATVVAHRRAAAEMAEHGLALTALWPDVRWGHVEAGAPEVVFDDRMTLPAAGFRIELLHLGPGHTAGDAVVWLPGQRVLFTGDLVFSGATPFTLMGSVAGTLRVLDRLRALEPMVVVPGHGPVGGPELLDADAGYLRWVRELARQGIAEKLAPLPLARATDLGHYAQLLDSERLVGNLFRAYAEEHGAEPAAPLDVPAVFGEIVDYCGAPPHCAA, from the coding sequence ATGCCACCCGCCCAGACCGGCCCGGCGGCCCCGGCGGCCCCGGCGGCCCCGGCGGCCCCGGCGGCCCCGGCGGCCCCGGCGGCCCCGGCGCACAAGGTGCAGGAGATCGAGGAGGGCGTCTACGCCTACCTCCAGCCGGACGGCGGCTGGTGCCTGAACAACGCGGGCATCATCGTGGCCGGTGCGGGGCCCGTACTCGTGGACACCGCGGCCACCGAGGCACGCGCCCGGCACCTGCGGAACGTGGTCGGCGATATCAGCCCGACTCCGGTGGACATCCTCGTGAACACCCACAGCCACGGCGACCACACTTTCGGCAACCACCTCTTCGGGCACGCCACGGTGGTCGCACACCGAAGAGCCGCTGCCGAGATGGCCGAGCACGGCCTGGCCCTGACGGCACTGTGGCCCGATGTGCGGTGGGGGCACGTGGAGGCAGGCGCCCCCGAGGTCGTCTTCGATGACCGCATGACCCTGCCGGCGGCCGGATTCCGGATCGAGCTGCTCCACCTGGGTCCGGGGCACACGGCGGGTGACGCGGTCGTCTGGCTTCCCGGCCAGCGCGTGCTGTTCACCGGCGACCTGGTCTTCTCCGGCGCTACACCGTTCACGCTGATGGGCTCGGTGGCGGGAACCTTGCGGGTGCTCGACCGGCTACGGGCCCTGGAACCGATGGTGGTGGTGCCCGGGCACGGACCGGTCGGCGGCCCCGAACTGCTGGATGCCGACGCCGGCTACCTGCGATGGGTGCGCGAACTCGCGCGCCAGGGTATCGCCGAGAAACTGGCCCCCCTGCCCCTCGCCCGGGCGACGGACCTGGGGCACTACGCCCAACTCCTCGACAGCGAACGCCTGGTGGGCAATCTGTTCCGAGCGTACGCGGAGGAGCACGGCGCCGAGCCGGCCGCGCCCTTGGACGTCCCGGCCGTGTTCGGGGAGATCGTCGACTACTGCGGGGCCCCTCCACACTGTGCCGCATGA
- a CDS encoding ketosynthase chain-length factor: MSESVAVTGIGVIAPNGLGTDEFWTATQKGISGIDRISRYDPSAYPTRLAGEVKDFEGGEHLANRLLPQTDRMTQMALVASDWALADAGLDPATLPEFGMGVVTASASGGFEFAQKELQKLWSKGPGYVSAYQSFAWFYAVNTGQISIRHGMRGPSGVLVTDQAGGLDALGHARRHIRKGTGVVLSDGMDASLSPWGLVSQLTTGRLSPTADPERAYAPFDTSADGYLPGEGGAILVLERESGARERGARIYGTITGYGATFDPRPGSGREPGLRRAIETALADAQVAPADIDVVFADASGVRELDRIEAAALSAVFGPRAVPVTAPKTMTGRLYSGAASLDAATALLAMRDGVVPPTLRVTDQAADCAIDLVRGAAREMPVHHALVVARGHGGFNAALVLRAPDAG; the protein is encoded by the coding sequence ATGAGCGAGTCCGTAGCGGTGACAGGTATCGGCGTGATCGCGCCGAACGGCCTGGGCACCGATGAGTTCTGGACCGCGACGCAGAAGGGCATCAGCGGCATCGACCGGATCAGCCGCTATGACCCCAGCGCTTACCCGACCCGGCTCGCCGGAGAGGTGAAGGACTTCGAGGGGGGCGAACACCTCGCGAACCGGCTGCTGCCGCAGACCGACCGGATGACCCAGATGGCCCTCGTGGCCTCGGACTGGGCGCTCGCCGACGCGGGCCTGGACCCGGCGACACTGCCGGAGTTCGGCATGGGCGTGGTGACGGCCAGTGCCTCCGGCGGCTTCGAGTTCGCCCAGAAGGAACTGCAGAAGCTGTGGAGCAAGGGCCCCGGGTACGTCAGCGCCTACCAGTCGTTCGCGTGGTTCTACGCCGTCAACACCGGCCAGATCTCCATCCGGCACGGCATGCGCGGCCCGAGCGGTGTCCTGGTCACCGACCAGGCCGGCGGCCTGGACGCACTCGGCCACGCACGGCGGCACATCCGCAAGGGCACCGGCGTGGTGCTGTCCGACGGGATGGACGCCTCCCTGTCGCCGTGGGGCCTGGTCTCCCAGCTGACCACCGGGCGTCTGAGTCCGACCGCCGATCCCGAGCGTGCCTACGCGCCGTTCGACACGTCCGCGGACGGCTACCTGCCCGGCGAGGGCGGCGCGATCCTGGTGCTGGAGCGTGAGTCCGGGGCTCGGGAGCGGGGCGCCCGGATCTACGGCACGATCACCGGCTACGGTGCCACGTTCGACCCCAGGCCCGGCTCCGGCCGCGAGCCGGGCCTGCGCCGGGCCATCGAAACGGCTCTGGCCGATGCCCAGGTGGCGCCGGCGGACATCGACGTCGTCTTCGCGGACGCTTCCGGAGTACGCGAGCTGGACCGGATCGAGGCCGCGGCCCTGAGCGCGGTGTTCGGGCCGCGAGCGGTGCCGGTCACCGCCCCCAAGACCATGACCGGCCGCCTCTACTCCGGCGCGGCATCCCTGGACGCGGCGACGGCCCTGCTCGCCATGCGGGACGGTGTGGTCCCGCCCACCCTACGCGTCACCGACCAGGCAGCGGACTGCGCGATCGACCTGGTCCGGGGCGCCGCACGCGAGATGCCCGTGCACCACGCGCTGGTGGTCGCCCGCGGCCACGGCGGATTCAACGCCGCCCTGGTGCTGCGCGCCCCCGACGCCGGCTGA
- a CDS encoding aromatase/cyclase: MNEVRHTITVAAAPETLYTLLADATRWPVDFRPTVHVEQLERPEQDGGSERIRIWALAGDTVKTWTSHRELDPQGLRITFRQEVSQPPVAAMSGAWRLTALADGGTEIALDHRYRAIDDDPATLAWIAGVTDRNSRAELANLKASAEQADTRAAGRLTFEDTIMVEGGRSADAYAFLYEASRWPDRLPHVSRMDLTEDEEGVQTMEMDTITAAGDRHTTKSVRVCFDGERIVYKQTVLPPLLSAHTGQWRVRAVDGGVTITSEHTVVIDPAAVTSVLGDGASVAGALEFARNALTGNSRITLEHAKAFAQGNLAPAPGS, encoded by the coding sequence ATGAACGAAGTACGGCACACCATCACCGTCGCGGCAGCGCCGGAGACCCTCTACACACTCCTCGCCGACGCCACCCGGTGGCCGGTCGACTTCCGTCCCACCGTCCACGTGGAACAACTGGAGCGGCCGGAACAGGACGGCGGAAGCGAGCGCATACGGATCTGGGCACTGGCCGGCGACACGGTCAAGACGTGGACCTCCCACCGCGAACTGGACCCCCAGGGGCTGCGCATCACCTTCCGCCAGGAAGTCTCCCAGCCGCCTGTCGCGGCGATGTCGGGCGCATGGAGGCTCACCGCGCTCGCCGACGGCGGCACCGAGATCGCTCTCGACCACCGTTACCGGGCGATCGACGACGACCCTGCGACGCTGGCCTGGATCGCCGGCGTGACGGACCGCAACAGCCGCGCCGAGCTGGCGAACCTGAAGGCGTCGGCCGAGCAGGCGGATACGCGGGCGGCGGGCCGGCTGACCTTCGAGGACACCATCATGGTGGAGGGCGGCCGGTCGGCGGACGCATACGCCTTCCTCTACGAGGCGTCACGGTGGCCCGACCGGCTGCCGCACGTCTCCCGGATGGACCTGACGGAGGACGAAGAGGGCGTCCAGACCATGGAGATGGACACCATCACCGCGGCAGGCGACCGGCACACGACCAAGTCCGTTCGGGTCTGCTTCGATGGCGAACGCATCGTCTACAAACAGACGGTGCTACCGCCGCTGCTGAGCGCCCACACCGGTCAGTGGCGAGTGAGGGCCGTCGACGGCGGCGTCACCATCACCTCGGAGCACACCGTGGTGATCGACCCTGCCGCCGTGACAAGCGTCCTGGGCGACGGGGCGAGTGTGGCCGGCGCCCTCGAGTTCGCACGCAACGCACTCACCGGCAACAGCCGGATCACCCTGGAGCATGCCAAGGCGTTCGCCCAGGGCAACCTGGCCCCCGCGCCCGGCAGCTGA
- a CDS encoding 4'-phosphopantetheinyl transferase family protein, protein MKSAVAVRWAYAGTDPRSQARNLLRTTAAKACAARPADVRIGRAVSGRPELLGAAAGLCASVSHTRGVVAVAVTEPHAELLGIGVDVEAIRPLDAVTLAERWFTCGEASWLLALPSALRHVGLLDLWTRKESAGKAVGLGLAGGGLRRPVGSPPPGTAPGASRQLTPLPGNRDLAGAVLPGPPGYVLACAVHGPAAVTTTAHVTKDRPAPPVGDPHHPCDPRKESEHDANR, encoded by the coding sequence ATGAAAAGCGCCGTCGCCGTCCGCTGGGCGTACGCCGGGACCGACCCGCGCTCCCAGGCCCGGAACCTGCTGCGGACAACCGCCGCGAAAGCCTGCGCTGCCCGCCCGGCCGATGTGCGGATCGGGCGGGCGGTTTCGGGACGACCGGAGCTGCTGGGGGCCGCCGCCGGGCTGTGCGCCAGCGTCAGCCACACCCGCGGGGTCGTCGCGGTCGCGGTCACCGAGCCGCACGCGGAGCTCCTTGGCATCGGGGTCGACGTGGAGGCCATACGCCCGCTCGACGCGGTGACGCTCGCCGAGCGGTGGTTCACCTGCGGTGAGGCGTCGTGGCTCCTGGCCCTGCCGTCCGCCCTTCGCCACGTCGGCCTGCTGGACCTGTGGACACGCAAGGAGTCGGCGGGCAAGGCGGTCGGCCTGGGACTCGCCGGCGGCGGACTGCGCAGACCTGTGGGAAGCCCGCCACCGGGCACCGCCCCCGGCGCCTCCCGGCAGCTGACACCGCTGCCCGGCAACCGGGATCTGGCGGGCGCCGTCCTGCCCGGCCCGCCCGGCTACGTACTTGCCTGCGCCGTCCACGGCCCCGCTGCCGTGACCACGACCGCCCATGTCACGAAAGACCGGCCGGCGCCGCCCGTCGGCGATCCCCACCATCCATGCGATCCACGCAAAGAGAGTGAGCATGATGCCAACCGCTGA
- a CDS encoding acyl carrier protein: MTARELTIADLTRILRECAGEDEGVDLDGNILDTLFADLGYDSLALLEASSSIEREAGVKLSDDAVSEARTPRLLLAAVNAGIPATASASAA; this comes from the coding sequence ATGACCGCACGTGAACTGACCATCGCCGACCTGACCCGCATCCTGCGCGAGTGTGCCGGTGAGGATGAGGGCGTCGACCTCGACGGGAACATTCTGGACACCCTGTTCGCCGACCTCGGCTACGACTCCCTGGCCCTGCTGGAGGCCTCCAGCAGCATCGAGCGCGAAGCCGGCGTCAAACTCTCCGACGACGCCGTGAGCGAGGCCCGGACGCCGCGTCTGCTGCTGGCCGCTGTCAACGCGGGGATACCGGCCACCGCTTCGGCTTCGGCCGCGTGA
- a CDS encoding beta-ketoacyl-[acyl-carrier-protein] synthase family protein, giving the protein MSATDPGAYRAAEPGREPTTPRRVVITGIGVVAPGGTGTKAFWDLITSGRTATGRISFFDPSPFRSQIAAECDFDPALHGLTPREIRRMDRATQFAVVAAGEAVQDSGLDFQGPDPARIGVTIGSAVGATMGLEEEYVVLSDSGRKWVVDAQYGVPHLYGHFVPSSIASEVARSVGAEGPAAVVSAGCTSGIDSVGYARELIAEGSADIVVTGATDAPISPIAVACFDAIKATSPRNDDAQHASRPFDKSRNGFVLGEGAAVFVLEEYEHARRRGAHIYTEIAGFASRCNAFHMTGLRPDGREMAVAIEAALAEARMNAQEVNYINAHGSGTKQNDRHETAAFKRSLGRHAYDVPVSSIKSMIGHSLGAIGSIEIAACALAIEHAVVPPTANLNTPDPECDLDYVPHTAREQRVDTALTVGSGFGGFQSAMVLTRPSERKTA; this is encoded by the coding sequence ATGTCAGCGACAGACCCTGGCGCATACCGCGCAGCGGAGCCGGGGCGCGAGCCCACAACCCCCCGCCGGGTGGTCATCACCGGCATCGGCGTGGTGGCACCCGGCGGCACGGGTACCAAAGCGTTCTGGGACCTCATCACGTCGGGGCGCACAGCGACCGGACGCATCTCCTTCTTCGACCCCTCGCCGTTTCGCTCGCAGATCGCGGCCGAGTGCGACTTCGACCCGGCGCTCCACGGACTGACGCCGCGTGAGATCCGCCGTATGGACCGGGCGACTCAGTTCGCGGTGGTCGCCGCCGGCGAGGCGGTGCAGGACAGCGGCCTCGACTTCCAGGGCCCCGATCCGGCCCGGATCGGGGTCACCATCGGCAGCGCGGTCGGCGCGACCATGGGGCTGGAGGAGGAGTACGTCGTCCTCAGCGACAGCGGGCGCAAGTGGGTCGTCGACGCCCAATACGGAGTGCCGCACCTGTACGGGCACTTCGTGCCCAGCAGCATCGCATCCGAGGTCGCCCGGTCCGTGGGCGCCGAGGGCCCCGCGGCCGTTGTCTCGGCCGGTTGCACCTCCGGCATCGACTCGGTCGGATACGCCCGCGAGCTGATCGCCGAGGGAAGCGCCGACATCGTCGTCACCGGTGCCACCGATGCCCCGATTTCGCCGATCGCGGTTGCCTGCTTCGACGCCATCAAGGCGACCTCGCCGCGCAACGACGACGCGCAGCACGCCTCCCGGCCGTTCGACAAGAGCCGCAACGGCTTTGTGCTCGGCGAGGGTGCGGCGGTCTTCGTCCTGGAGGAGTACGAGCACGCCCGGCGGCGCGGCGCACACATCTACACCGAGATCGCGGGCTTCGCGTCCCGCTGCAACGCCTTTCACATGACCGGACTGCGACCTGACGGGCGGGAGATGGCCGTTGCCATCGAGGCCGCGTTGGCCGAGGCCCGGATGAACGCGCAGGAGGTGAACTACATCAACGCGCACGGCTCCGGCACCAAGCAGAACGACCGCCACGAGACAGCCGCGTTCAAGCGCAGCCTCGGCCGGCACGCGTACGACGTGCCGGTCAGTTCGATCAAGTCGATGATCGGCCACTCCCTCGGCGCGATCGGCTCCATCGAGATCGCCGCCTGCGCGCTGGCAATCGAGCACGCGGTGGTGCCGCCCACCGCGAACCTGAATACCCCCGATCCGGAGTGCGACCTCGACTACGTACCCCATACCGCCCGCGAACAGCGAGTGGACACCGCGCTCACCGTCGGCAGTGGATTCGGCGGATTCCAGAGCGCCATGGTGCTGACCCGGCCCTCGGAGAGGAAGACGGCATGA
- a CDS encoding acyl-CoA carboxylase subunit epsilon: MTPDGHDRIRVLHGNPSNEDLAVLLVVLHATAQRPTATPDRSPTPKADWADRRQGPNPPAGSWRTAP; encoded by the coding sequence GTGACGCCGGACGGTCACGACCGCATCCGCGTACTGCACGGAAATCCCAGCAACGAGGACCTCGCCGTACTTCTGGTCGTACTGCACGCCACCGCACAGCGCCCCACCGCGACCCCGGACCGCTCCCCCACCCCGAAGGCCGACTGGGCGGATCGTCGGCAGGGCCCGAACCCGCCGGCCGGTTCGTGGAGAACCGCACCATGA
- a CDS encoding antibiotic biosynthesis monooxygenase family protein: MHSEPQAKEKVYPRVIVLVNVFRVHESLSEFERIFTHVSECMRAQPGFRHHRLLGSQDAGSTYVNLAEWQDEQSLRDALARPEVIERLRPLAALATGEATVYRPVLERSSLEA; this comes from the coding sequence ATGCATAGTGAGCCCCAAGCCAAGGAAAAGGTATATCCGCGCGTGATTGTCCTCGTGAATGTCTTCCGGGTCCACGAATCACTCTCCGAATTTGAACGCATATTCACCCATGTTTCCGAATGCATGCGGGCGCAGCCCGGATTCCGGCACCACAGGTTGCTCGGCTCCCAGGACGCGGGCTCGACGTACGTGAACCTCGCGGAGTGGCAGGACGAGCAGTCGCTGCGCGACGCGCTGGCCCGGCCCGAGGTCATCGAACGCCTGCGTCCCCTGGCGGCGTTGGCGACCGGCGAAGCGACGGTCTACCGCCCGGTCCTCGAGCGTTCATCCCTGGAGGCATGA
- a CDS encoding TetR/AcrR family transcriptional regulator gives MPATPAPAPAPRGRRREAERNDERLIAAAHEALSEVGWSVSVTEIAKRAGIGMGSFYRRYRGKVPLAQHVRVVSMERLADAARAAAEEPDGWEALVRFMRDAVSGPAGTLLPLIGGILPATRAVDQASARLYDAVDALLERPRAQGVLRQGVGAADLVLLVVHLRTRLPGRPERICQLRLRYLHMALEGMRSAPGTQRMTLPQPSPDWEELHLLWDKQPDPRAGRDEENQG, from the coding sequence GTGCCCGCAACCCCTGCACCCGCCCCAGCCCCCCGCGGCCGCCGCCGGGAAGCCGAACGCAACGACGAACGGCTGATCGCCGCCGCCCACGAGGCGCTCTCGGAGGTCGGCTGGAGCGTCTCGGTGACCGAGATCGCCAAACGTGCCGGCATCGGTATGGGCAGCTTTTACCGCCGTTACCGGGGAAAGGTGCCGCTGGCCCAGCACGTACGGGTCGTCAGCATGGAGCGCCTCGCCGACGCCGCCCGGGCGGCCGCCGAGGAGCCGGACGGCTGGGAGGCGCTGGTCCGTTTCATGCGCGACGCCGTGAGCGGACCGGCCGGCACGCTACTGCCGCTGATCGGCGGCATCCTGCCCGCCACCCGGGCGGTCGACCAGGCGTCGGCCCGGCTGTACGACGCCGTTGACGCCCTCCTGGAACGCCCCCGGGCGCAAGGAGTGCTGCGGCAGGGAGTCGGCGCGGCTGATCTCGTACTGCTGGTGGTGCACCTCAGAACCCGGCTCCCCGGCCGGCCCGAACGCATCTGCCAACTGCGGCTGCGCTACCTGCACATGGCTTTGGAGGGAATGCGATCAGCGCCCGGCACACAGCGCATGACGCTGCCCCAGCCCTCCCCCGACTGGGAGGAGCTGCATCTGCTGTGGGACAAGCAGCCCGATCCGCGAGCGGGCCGGGACGAGGAGAACCAGGGATGA
- the fabG gene encoding 3-oxoacyl-ACP reductase FabG: MAYESAATAIVTGGTSGIGHAVTESLAATGAKVFICARSAQDLDVTIKDLRERGLEVDGTTCDVRSRQEVRAFVEAAVARYGAIDILVNNAGRSGGGVTADLDDDTWYDVMDTNLNSVFLLTREVLTTGRMRETTRGRIINIASTGGKQGVVLGAPYSASKHGVIGFTKALGLELAKSKITVNAVCPGYVETPMAQQVRANYARIWETGEQAVLERFETKIPLGRYSTPQEVAGLVGYLVTDLAASITAQALNVCGGLGNY, translated from the coding sequence ATGGCATACGAAAGCGCCGCGACCGCCATCGTCACCGGTGGCACCAGCGGAATCGGACACGCAGTCACCGAGAGCCTGGCCGCCACCGGCGCCAAGGTCTTCATCTGCGCCCGCAGCGCGCAGGACCTCGACGTCACCATCAAGGATCTGCGCGAACGCGGACTCGAGGTGGACGGCACAACCTGCGATGTCCGCTCACGGCAGGAGGTGCGTGCCTTCGTCGAGGCCGCCGTCGCGCGTTACGGCGCCATCGACATCCTCGTCAACAACGCGGGCCGCAGCGGCGGCGGCGTCACCGCCGACCTCGACGACGACACCTGGTACGACGTCATGGACACCAACCTCAACAGCGTGTTCCTGCTGACACGCGAGGTACTCACCACCGGCCGCATGCGGGAGACGACACGAGGCCGCATCATCAACATCGCCTCGACGGGCGGCAAGCAGGGCGTCGTCCTCGGGGCGCCCTACTCGGCGTCCAAGCACGGCGTCATCGGATTCACCAAAGCGCTGGGTCTCGAACTCGCGAAGTCCAAGATCACCGTGAACGCGGTCTGCCCCGGTTACGTCGAGACACCCATGGCGCAGCAGGTGCGCGCCAACTACGCGCGGATCTGGGAAACCGGCGAACAGGCGGTCCTGGAACGCTTCGAGACCAAGATCCCGCTGGGCCGCTACTCCACCCCGCAGGAAGTGGCCGGCCTGGTCGGCTATCTCGTCACGGACCTCGCAGCCTCGATCACCGCCCAGGCGCTCAACGTCTGCGGCGGGCTCGGGAACTACTGA
- a CDS encoding acyl-CoA carboxylase subunit beta produces MPTAEDTAAHHQLTELREIKEAVRQGPDPEATERQHAKGKLTAYERIELLLDDGSFTEIEALRRHRATGFGLERRRPRTDGVVTGWGTVHGRTVFVYAHDFRIFGGALGEAHATKIHKIMDMAIAAGAPLVSLNDGAGARIQEGVSALAGYGGIFQRNTRASGVIPQISVMLGPCAGGAAYSPALTDFVLMVRETSQMFITGPDVVRAVTGEEITQNALGGADVHAALSGVAHAAYDDEESCLEDVRFLLSLLPANNRELAPAETGSDPADRRTDALYDLVPRDPNRAYDMRTVIEEIVDDGEFFEVHSAWSTNILCVLARLDGHVVAIVANQPSSLAGVLDIGASEKGARFIQWCDAFSIPLVSLVDVPGFLPGVSQEHGGVIRHGAKLLYAYCNATVPRIQLILRKAYGGAYIVMDSRSIGADISLAWPSNEIAVMGAEGAANVIFRREIEAASDPQAVRQQKIKEYQTELMHPYYAAERGLVDDVIDPGDTRSCLIRSLTMLRSKHADLPSRKHGNPPL; encoded by the coding sequence ATGCCAACCGCTGAGGACACCGCCGCCCATCACCAGCTGACCGAACTACGCGAGATCAAGGAAGCGGTGCGCCAGGGACCGGACCCGGAAGCCACCGAACGCCAGCACGCCAAGGGCAAACTCACCGCCTACGAGCGCATCGAACTGCTGCTGGACGACGGCTCGTTCACCGAGATCGAGGCACTGCGCAGGCACCGCGCCACCGGCTTCGGCCTGGAGCGACGGCGGCCTCGCACCGACGGAGTGGTGACCGGCTGGGGCACGGTGCACGGCCGCACCGTCTTCGTGTACGCGCACGACTTCCGGATCTTCGGAGGCGCGCTGGGCGAGGCCCACGCCACGAAGATCCACAAGATCATGGACATGGCCATCGCGGCCGGTGCGCCGCTGGTGTCCCTGAACGACGGCGCCGGCGCCCGTATCCAGGAGGGCGTCTCGGCGCTGGCCGGCTACGGCGGCATCTTCCAGCGCAACACCCGGGCCTCCGGTGTCATCCCGCAGATCAGCGTGATGCTCGGCCCGTGCGCGGGCGGCGCGGCCTACAGCCCCGCCCTCACCGACTTCGTCCTCATGGTCCGCGAGACCTCACAGATGTTCATCACGGGCCCGGACGTGGTCCGCGCGGTCACCGGTGAGGAGATCACCCAGAACGCCCTGGGCGGCGCCGATGTGCACGCGGCCCTCTCCGGTGTGGCACACGCCGCCTACGACGACGAGGAGTCCTGCCTGGAGGACGTCCGCTTCCTCCTGTCACTCCTGCCCGCCAACAACCGTGAACTCGCGCCTGCCGAAACCGGTTCGGATCCTGCCGACCGACGCACCGACGCCCTGTACGACCTCGTGCCGCGCGACCCCAACCGTGCCTACGACATGCGCACGGTGATCGAGGAGATCGTCGACGACGGTGAGTTCTTCGAAGTCCATTCCGCCTGGTCCACCAACATCCTGTGCGTGCTCGCCCGCCTCGACGGCCATGTGGTCGCCATCGTCGCCAACCAGCCCTCCTCGCTCGCGGGAGTACTGGACATCGGAGCGTCGGAGAAAGGCGCCCGCTTCATCCAGTGGTGCGACGCGTTCAGCATCCCCCTGGTCTCCCTCGTCGACGTACCCGGATTTCTGCCCGGCGTGAGCCAGGAGCACGGCGGCGTCATCCGACACGGCGCGAAGTTGCTCTACGCGTACTGCAACGCCACTGTCCCGCGTATCCAGTTGATCCTGCGCAAGGCATACGGCGGGGCGTACATCGTCATGGACTCCCGGTCCATCGGAGCGGACATCTCGTTGGCCTGGCCGTCGAACGAGATCGCGGTGATGGGCGCGGAAGGTGCGGCGAACGTGATCTTCCGGCGTGAGATCGAGGCCGCCTCCGACCCGCAAGCGGTACGGCAGCAGAAAATCAAGGAATACCAGACGGAACTCATGCACCCCTACTACGCAGCGGAGCGAGGGCTGGTGGACGACGTCATCGACCCGGGCGACACCAGATCCTGCCTCATCCGTTCCCTCACCATGCTGCGCAGCAAGCACGCCGATCTGCCGTCGCGCAAACACGGCAATCCCCCGCTGTGA
- a CDS encoding MFS transporter, with amino-acid sequence MDSTTSPDTSDTTTGHFGRTMTVTAVATFMVSLDQLVVTTALTKIREHLHTGLAGLEWTVNAYTLTFAVFLLTASALAERFGRRRLFLAGLALFTGASAMAALAPDIGVLIAARAIQGLGSAIVLPLTLTLLSAAVPPSKRGAALGIWGGVGGLGVALGPVVGGFITESASWQWIFWLNVPIGVVLLALSSTWLTESFGPAARLDLVGTVLACLGLLGVVVSIIRGDAEGWTSAQTLGTGIGGLVALVAFVAWELRTPHPMLPMRLFAGRAFTTVNLLSLFMFFGMFGSIFLITQYLQTALGYSPFGAGLRFLAWTGVVLIAAPLGGGLSDKIGGKPIIVAGLMLQSVGLLWLALSITTGSSFLSLVPAFVCNGFGMGLYFGPAGNVVMGSVRRDQEGIASGANNAIRELGGVFGVAVLAAVFAGHGGYDSREHYVHGMHVALWVGFAFVALGAVTALLMPRQRPAVAPVEAVPAAITYEARSTVAVGE; translated from the coding sequence ATGGACAGCACCACCTCTCCGGATACGTCCGATACCACCACCGGCCATTTCGGCCGCACCATGACCGTGACCGCCGTCGCCACCTTCATGGTGTCTCTGGACCAGTTGGTCGTCACCACTGCCCTGACGAAGATCCGGGAGCATCTGCACACCGGTCTCGCGGGACTGGAGTGGACGGTCAACGCCTACACCCTCACCTTCGCGGTCTTCCTGCTCACGGCCTCCGCCCTGGCCGAGCGCTTCGGCAGGCGTCGGCTCTTCTTAGCCGGCCTCGCCCTGTTCACCGGGGCGTCGGCGATGGCCGCACTCGCGCCGGACATCGGCGTGCTCATCGCGGCCCGCGCGATCCAGGGGCTGGGGTCGGCCATCGTGCTGCCGCTCACCTTGACCCTGCTCTCCGCCGCGGTCCCGCCGAGTAAGCGCGGAGCCGCCCTCGGCATCTGGGGCGGAGTGGGCGGACTGGGCGTCGCCCTGGGCCCGGTGGTCGGCGGATTCATCACCGAGAGCGCTTCCTGGCAGTGGATCTTCTGGCTGAACGTCCCGATCGGCGTGGTACTGCTCGCGTTGTCCTCGACCTGGCTGACGGAGAGCTTCGGCCCGGCGGCCAGGCTCGACCTTGTGGGCACCGTACTGGCCTGCCTCGGACTGCTCGGCGTCGTGGTGTCGATCATCCGGGGCGACGCGGAGGGCTGGACCAGCGCGCAGACCCTGGGCACGGGCATCGGCGGCCTCGTGGCGCTGGTGGCGTTCGTCGCCTGGGAGTTGCGGACGCCCCACCCGATGCTGCCGATGCGGCTCTTCGCCGGGCGGGCCTTCACCACGGTGAACCTGTTGTCCCTGTTCATGTTCTTCGGAATGTTCGGCTCGATCTTCCTGATCACCCAGTACCTGCAGACCGCTCTCGGATACTCGCCGTTCGGCGCGGGGCTGCGCTTTTTGGCCTGGACCGGTGTGGTGCTCATCGCGGCCCCGCTGGGCGGCGGTCTGTCCGACAAGATCGGCGGCAAGCCGATCATCGTGGCCGGTCTGATGCTGCAGAGCGTGGGTCTGCTCTGGCTGGCCCTGTCCATCACAACAGGTAGCTCGTTCCTGTCCCTGGTGCCCGCGTTCGTCTGCAACGGCTTCGGCATGGGCCTGTACTTCGGTCCGGCGGGCAATGTCGTCATGGGCTCGGTGCGCCGCGATCAGGAGGGAATCGCCTCCGGCGCCAACAACGCGATCCGTGAACTGGGCGGCGTGTTCGGAGTGGCCGTGCTCGCAGCGGTCTTCGCCGGCCACGGCGGCTACGACAGCCGGGAGCACTACGTGCACGGCATGCACGTGGCCCTGTGGGTCGGCTTCGCGTTCGTCGCCCTCGGCGCAGTCACCGCGCTGCTGATGCCCCGTCAGCGCCCGGCGGTCGCACCGGTGGAGGCCGTACCGGCCGCCATTACGTACGAGGCGAGGTCCACGGTCGCCGTCGGCGAGTAG